A window of the Paraburkholderia sp. ZP32-5 genome harbors these coding sequences:
- a CDS encoding ligase-associated DNA damage response DEXH box helicase, with protein sequence MTEPAHPDDPATPPLATADASRRAPRPRRIPRSRAQQARLDAREPAFEPLPFPSYTPEQARRPFTDKLDAWFAARRWQPFDFQREVWRAIADGASGLLHASTGAGKTWAVWFGALAAFTNEAAAARKQPEPLTVLWITPMRALAADTARALQSSAAELAVPFSVGLRTGDTSSAERERQNRRMPSALVTTPESLTLILTRADAREVLAHVRLVIVDEWHELLGNKRGTQTQLALARLTHWRPALQVWGLSATLGNLSFAEQVLLAPVATPRVNIHGALPKALIVDTIIPETIERFPWGGHMGMRQVDAVARAIDEARTSLVFTNTRSQCELWYQALLEARPEWAGSLALHHGSLDQQVREWVERGLKNGLLKAVVCTSSLDLGVDFLPVERVFQIGSPKGVARLMQRAGRSGHAPGLPSRVTIVPTHALELIEAAAAREAVERRHIESRDTPEKPFDVLVQHLVTVAIGGGFDAEDLYREISRTYAYRDLTQTEFDWAVGFVEGGGATLRAYPDYHRVARGDDGLYRVPRDDLARRHRNNIGTIVAGGTLNVAYLSGGRIGAIEESFISRLKPGDVFSFGGRTLELIRVQDMTAWVRRATSSRGAMPQWAGSRMPLSSELAEATLTMLARAADGIYDEPEMRAVRPLLELQQKWSALPAPEVLVVELLKSREGHHFFCYPFAGRTAHIGLGALLAWRVAREKPGTFSISMNDYGFELLCSQPFDWDEQLQRGLLSAEELDHDILASLNSSELSLRRFREIARVSGLVFQAHPGQQKSARQLQASSGLFYEIFRQHDRANLLLNQADTEVLLQELDVRRIREALERMNASRVVMTHPKKPTPFAFPLIVGRLREKVSTEKLADRVERMLAELEKAAQR encoded by the coding sequence ATGACCGAGCCGGCCCACCCCGACGACCCCGCCACCCCGCCGCTAGCGACGGCCGACGCGTCGCGCCGCGCGCCACGGCCACGCCGGATCCCGCGCAGTCGCGCGCAGCAGGCGCGGCTCGATGCGCGCGAGCCCGCTTTCGAGCCATTGCCGTTTCCGTCCTATACGCCGGAACAGGCTCGTCGCCCTTTCACGGACAAACTCGACGCATGGTTTGCCGCGCGCCGCTGGCAGCCATTCGATTTTCAGCGCGAGGTCTGGCGCGCAATCGCCGACGGCGCGAGCGGCCTGCTGCATGCGAGCACCGGCGCCGGCAAGACCTGGGCCGTATGGTTCGGCGCGCTCGCCGCGTTCACGAACGAAGCGGCCGCGGCGCGCAAGCAACCCGAACCGCTCACCGTGTTATGGATCACGCCGATGCGCGCGCTCGCCGCCGACACCGCGCGCGCACTGCAAAGCTCGGCGGCCGAACTGGCGGTGCCCTTCAGCGTCGGACTGCGGACCGGCGATACGTCATCGGCCGAACGCGAGCGGCAAAACCGGCGCATGCCGTCCGCGCTCGTCACGACGCCCGAAAGTCTGACGCTGATCTTGACCCGCGCCGATGCACGCGAAGTACTCGCGCACGTGCGGCTGGTGATCGTCGACGAATGGCACGAATTGCTCGGCAATAAGCGCGGCACGCAGACCCAGCTCGCGCTCGCGCGGCTCACGCATTGGCGGCCCGCATTGCAGGTGTGGGGGTTGTCGGCGACGCTCGGCAATCTGTCGTTTGCCGAACAGGTTTTGCTCGCACCGGTCGCGACGCCGCGCGTGAACATACACGGCGCGCTGCCGAAAGCGCTGATCGTCGATACGATCATTCCGGAGACGATCGAGCGCTTTCCATGGGGCGGTCATATGGGTATGCGTCAGGTCGATGCCGTTGCGCGTGCAATCGACGAAGCGCGTACCTCGCTCGTCTTTACCAATACGCGCTCGCAATGCGAGCTCTGGTATCAGGCGCTGCTCGAAGCAAGGCCCGAATGGGCCGGTTCGCTCGCGCTACATCATGGCTCGCTCGATCAACAGGTGCGCGAATGGGTCGAACGCGGCCTGAAAAATGGCTTGCTGAAAGCGGTTGTGTGTACGTCGAGTCTCGATCTTGGCGTCGATTTTCTGCCGGTCGAACGCGTGTTCCAGATCGGTTCGCCGAAAGGCGTCGCGCGTTTGATGCAGCGCGCGGGCCGCTCGGGACACGCGCCCGGTCTGCCGTCGCGCGTAACGATCGTGCCCACGCATGCGCTCGAACTGATCGAAGCCGCCGCGGCACGCGAGGCCGTCGAGCGGCGGCACATCGAAAGCCGGGATACGCCCGAAAAGCCGTTCGATGTTCTGGTGCAGCATCTGGTCACCGTGGCGATAGGCGGCGGCTTCGACGCGGAAGATCTATACCGCGAAATCTCGCGTACCTATGCATACCGCGATCTCACGCAGACGGAGTTCGACTGGGCAGTCGGCTTTGTCGAAGGCGGTGGCGCGACACTGCGCGCCTATCCGGACTACCACCGCGTCGCGCGCGGCGACGACGGTCTGTATCGGGTACCGCGCGATGATCTCGCGCGGCGGCATCGCAACAATATCGGCACGATCGTCGCGGGCGGTACGTTGAATGTCGCGTATCTGTCGGGCGGCCGAATTGGCGCAATCGAGGAATCGTTTATTTCACGGCTCAAACCCGGCGACGTTTTCTCATTCGGCGGCCGCACGCTGGAATTGATCCGCGTGCAGGACATGACCGCGTGGGTGCGACGCGCGACCTCGTCACGCGGAGCGATGCCGCAATGGGCCGGCAGCCGCATGCCGCTTTCGTCCGAACTCGCGGAGGCCACGCTGACGATGCTCGCGCGCGCTGCCGACGGTATCTATGACGAACCGGAAATGCGCGCGGTGCGTCCACTGCTCGAATTGCAGCAGAAATGGTCGGCGTTGCCGGCGCCGGAAGTACTCGTCGTCGAATTGCTGAAGTCGCGCGAAGGGCATCATTTCTTCTGCTATCCATTCGCGGGGCGCACCGCGCATATCGGTCTCGGTGCGTTGCTCGCCTGGCGAGTCGCGCGCGAAAAGCCCGGTACGTTTTCGATTTCGATGAACGACTACGGTTTCGAGTTGCTGTGCTCGCAACCATTCGATTGGGACGAGCAATTGCAGCGTGGTCTGCTTTCCGCCGAAGAACTCGATCACGATATTCTCGCGAGCCTCAATTCATCCGAATTGTCGTTGCGGCGTTTTCGCGAGATTGCGCGCGTGTCGGGGCTCGTGTTTCAGGCGCATCCGGGACAGCAGAAAAGCGCGCGGCAATTGCAGGCATCGAGCGGACTCTTCTACGAAATCTTCCGTCAGCATGACCGCGCCAATCTGCTGTTGAACCAGGCCGATACCGAAGTACTGCTGCAGGAACTCGACGTGCGGCGCATCCGCGAAGCACTCGAACGAATGAACGCGAGCCGCGTCGTCATGACGCATCCGAAGAAGCCGACGCCGTTCGCCTTTCCATTGATCGTCGGACGCCTGCGCGAAAAGGTCAGCACGGAGAAGCTCGCGGATCGCGTCGAGCGGATGCTGGCCGAACTCGAAAAGGCGGCGCAACGATGA
- a CDS encoding response regulator — translation MNDTTAAVARLLLVDDHPLVRDGLRARLEAVRHFEVVGEAGNAQEALALAEKETPHLALMDVGMNGMNGIALANLFHERFPAIRVLMLSMHDNLEYVTQAVRAGASGYVLKDSPAIEIIQAIGAVLDGKTFFSAELSSRLIQASATQSPIERLTPRELDILDALAEGLSSKQIAQRNDLSVRTVETHRLNLKRKLDIEGQAELIKFAVEHRRTRR, via the coding sequence ATGAACGACACCACCGCTGCTGTCGCACGCCTGCTGCTCGTCGACGATCATCCGCTCGTGCGCGACGGCTTGCGCGCCCGCCTCGAAGCAGTGCGTCATTTCGAAGTGGTCGGCGAAGCGGGCAATGCGCAGGAAGCACTCGCGCTCGCCGAGAAAGAAACGCCGCACCTCGCGTTGATGGACGTCGGCATGAATGGCATGAACGGCATCGCATTGGCGAATCTTTTCCACGAACGCTTTCCGGCAATTCGTGTGCTGATGCTGTCGATGCACGACAACCTCGAATACGTGACCCAGGCGGTGCGTGCAGGTGCAAGCGGCTATGTGCTGAAAGATTCGCCCGCGATCGAGATCATTCAGGCGATTGGCGCGGTACTCGACGGCAAAACTTTCTTTAGCGCGGAATTGAGTTCGCGGCTGATTCAGGCATCGGCAACGCAATCGCCGATCGAACGTCTGACGCCGCGTGAACTCGATATTCTCGACGCGCTCGCCGAAGGACTGTCGAGCAAACAGATCGCGCAGCGCAATGATCTCTCCGTGCGCACAGTGGAAACGCATCGCTTGAATCTGAAGCGCAAACTCGATATAGAAGGTCAGGCGGAATTGATCAAGTTTGCGGTCGAACATCGCCGCACGCGCCGCTGA
- a CDS encoding DUF488 domain-containing protein codes for MKRDQSAVQVASIGFTGKPARKFFDLLKGAHVRTVLDIRLNNTSQLAGFAKRQDLPYFLENLCNTAYVEVPELAPEPDLLKRYQAKKLSWENLRDEYFELIARRRVESNLDIALFESGCLLCSEHLPHHCHRALALEYLNSHWNNRLAITHLT; via the coding sequence ATGAAACGCGACCAGAGTGCGGTGCAGGTGGCCAGCATCGGCTTCACCGGTAAGCCCGCGCGGAAGTTCTTCGACTTGCTGAAGGGGGCCCATGTCCGCACGGTGCTCGACATCCGCCTGAACAACACGTCGCAACTCGCCGGCTTTGCGAAAAGGCAGGATCTGCCGTACTTCCTGGAGAACCTGTGCAATACGGCGTATGTGGAAGTGCCGGAGTTGGCGCCCGAGCCGGATCTGCTCAAACGCTACCAGGCCAAAAAGCTGAGTTGGGAGAACCTGCGCGATGAGTATTTCGAGCTGATTGCAAGGCGCCGGGTGGAAAGCAATCTGGATATCGCGCTATTTGAGTCCGGCTGCCTGCTTTGCAGTGAACATTTACCACATCATTGTCACCGGGCGCTGGCGCTCGAGTACCTGAACAGTCATTGGAATAACCGGCTTGCCATTACGCATCTGACGTGA
- a CDS encoding FKBP-type peptidyl-prolyl cis-trans isomerase has translation MAAAPTTEKLPSGVVIEHLTQGTGPQPSATDVVKVNYRGTLPNGTEFDSSAKHGGPATFPLNRVIPCWTQGVQKMKVGGKARLTCPSATAYGDRGVGPIPPNTDLTFEVELVDIVK, from the coding sequence ATGGCCGCCGCGCCGACCACGGAAAAACTGCCCTCCGGCGTTGTCATCGAACATCTGACGCAAGGCACGGGCCCGCAACCGTCCGCGACCGATGTCGTCAAGGTCAACTATCGCGGCACGCTTCCCAACGGCACCGAATTCGACAGCTCCGCAAAGCATGGCGGCCCGGCCACGTTCCCGCTCAATCGCGTGATTCCGTGCTGGACCCAAGGCGTGCAGAAAATGAAAGTGGGCGGTAAGGCACGCCTCACCTGCCCGTCGGCGACCGCTTATGGCGATCGCGGCGTGGGTCCGATTCCGCCGAATACCGACCTGACGTTCGAAGTAGAACTCGTCGACATCGTCAAGTAA
- a CDS encoding H-NS family nucleoid-associated regulatory protein, producing MPSLEQIQAKLKKLQAQADVLLARKAQAAVDQIRELMLKHGLTTADIEDRARARRAARGLNGVSGNGRGRPAGVAKAAKSVGAAKYRDPKTGATWTGHGRAPGWIANVKDRTSFLVSGASEAKSVAAPSGRGKGQPKGAQPPKYLNPKTGATWSGRGPAPAWLAAVKDRSKFLIDGASAAPQAVKAAAKTVKAKATAAKKAAKKVVAKKAGAARKAAVKKTAAKKAVPASRKAAAKKAVGRKGPMKTARKAPVRKAAAKSTAAPAAVASQTPAAEAGA from the coding sequence ATGCCTTCGTTAGAGCAAATTCAAGCAAAGCTTAAGAAACTCCAGGCGCAAGCCGACGTTCTGCTTGCCAGGAAAGCACAGGCTGCAGTCGACCAGATTCGCGAGTTGATGCTCAAACATGGTCTGACTACCGCCGATATCGAAGATCGCGCGAGAGCGAGACGCGCGGCGCGCGGTCTGAATGGTGTCAGCGGAAATGGCAGAGGTAGACCCGCCGGTGTGGCAAAGGCGGCTAAATCCGTTGGCGCGGCGAAGTACCGTGATCCGAAAACCGGCGCAACCTGGACAGGCCATGGCCGCGCACCGGGCTGGATTGCCAATGTGAAGGACCGTACGTCGTTCCTCGTCAGCGGTGCGAGCGAAGCGAAGTCGGTGGCAGCACCGAGCGGACGCGGCAAAGGTCAGCCGAAAGGCGCACAGCCGCCGAAGTACCTGAATCCGAAAACCGGTGCGACCTGGAGCGGCCGCGGTCCGGCGCCCGCGTGGCTGGCGGCGGTTAAGGACCGCAGCAAATTCCTGATCGACGGCGCGTCGGCGGCTCCGCAAGCGGTTAAAGCAGCGGCTAAAACCGTTAAGGCCAAAGCGACAGCGGCCAAAAAGGCAGCGAAAAAAGTAGTCGCGAAGAAAGCCGGCGCGGCACGCAAGGCGGCGGTGAAAAAGACGGCGGCGAAAAAAGCGGTGCCGGCGAGTAGAAAAGCGGCGGCAAAGAAAGCCGTCGGTCGCAAAGGCCCGATGAAAACAGCGAGAAAGGCTCCGGTGCGCAAGGCTGCCGCGAAGAGTACCGCGGCCCCTGCCGCGGTTGCCTCGCAAACTCCGGCAGCGGAAGCAGGCGCGTAA
- a CDS encoding DUF6765 family protein encodes MNIDFHYGVVYIAARIGGMKPGDALTVAHACQYVDDATTSGILRFKGGETFERFATAHKLFDYANTENDQNRLVWAPFHFLPAGVGESLEEKAICRPDSEVAREVVRRAIRQRDSETALHRLGVTLHTYVDTWAHQGFAGIESPWNRVHSLEAQDCTHEGWLASLKQAVNHLIEHIEEDVVAIALPVGHGAALHYPDQPWAHWHYLDGRNNRVTRHNLPDFVQAAEMACRAVRGFLAGKEDFENQPGMPDEVKEAVTTLLDTNRNLDDNIRLRTVREWVKAGRIPGLEEQVPVYIGKGHGSWKYLATGLACDDDTGDRPVWSSDFEKSDYRLFHDAVKQHRFVITQEILPARGLRIA; translated from the coding sequence ATGAATATCGACTTTCACTACGGTGTGGTCTACATTGCTGCGCGAATCGGCGGAATGAAGCCCGGCGATGCATTGACCGTTGCCCATGCATGCCAGTATGTCGACGATGCGACAACGAGCGGAATACTGCGCTTTAAAGGCGGCGAGACATTCGAGCGTTTCGCGACCGCGCACAAATTATTCGATTACGCCAATACCGAGAATGACCAGAACCGCCTCGTCTGGGCGCCATTTCATTTTCTGCCGGCCGGAGTCGGTGAGAGCCTGGAAGAAAAAGCCATTTGCCGGCCGGATAGCGAAGTGGCGCGTGAAGTCGTGCGGCGCGCAATCCGGCAACGCGATTCGGAGACGGCATTGCACCGGCTCGGCGTGACGCTTCATACGTATGTCGATACCTGGGCGCACCAGGGGTTCGCCGGAATCGAAAGCCCGTGGAATCGCGTGCATTCGCTGGAGGCCCAGGATTGCACGCACGAGGGCTGGCTGGCGAGCCTCAAGCAGGCGGTCAACCATCTGATCGAACATATCGAGGAAGACGTGGTGGCGATCGCGCTGCCGGTCGGCCATGGCGCCGCATTGCATTATCCCGATCAACCGTGGGCGCACTGGCACTATCTCGACGGCCGGAACAACCGCGTCACGCGACACAATCTGCCGGATTTCGTGCAGGCGGCGGAAATGGCATGCCGCGCGGTACGCGGTTTTCTGGCCGGGAAAGAGGACTTCGAAAACCAGCCCGGCATGCCTGACGAAGTGAAAGAAGCGGTCACCACGCTGCTCGACACCAACCGGAATCTCGACGACAACATCCGTTTGCGAACAGTCCGCGAATGGGTGAAAGCCGGCCGCATTCCGGGTCTGGAAGAACAGGTGCCGGTTTATATCGGCAAAGGACACGGCTCGTGGAAGTACCTGGCCACCGGTCTGGCGTGCGATGACGATACCGGCGACCGCCCGGTATGGAGCAGTGACTTTGAGAAAAGCGACTATCGTCTCTTTCACGATGCAGTCAAACAGCACCGTTTCGTGATCACTCAGGAGATCCTGCCCGCTCGCGGATTACGCATCGCGTAA
- a CDS encoding cache domain-containing protein, whose protein sequence is MKLKAKIVLLAIVPFLAAIATIETGVRREATALAERQHTITQAAYMASKELELKHYVELATTAIAPLYDAGSDNARDDALLRTRALDVLEKMDFGKDGYFFVYDMHGRTLMHPREPDLVGRDLWSLRDSQGTPTIQQLLAAAARGGGYVRYLWHRPSTGKVASKLGYVVPLERWGWMIGTGIYLDDVDAALAHIDAEAAANIDRTMQWIDAIAVAGLAVIALCALVLNVSEYRSADAKLKRLARQVVESQEHERARLSRELHDGISQMMVSVKLLLESALARLERSDAREPAAEAALSTGLARLGDTLREVRRISHALRPSMLDDLGVAAALEQLTRELGDESGITIGFTQISHTHAATLPDAVNTVLFRIAQEALTNIVRHAHASSASLALEISHDAVTLTISDNGRGFDVTDAFVGRRSGVGLRNMRERLEALGGSLSLSSQTGHTAVSARVPLHTTGTPLPSLQEVRS, encoded by the coding sequence TGGCGATCGTGCCCTTTCTGGCCGCGATCGCCACGATCGAAACCGGCGTGCGCCGCGAAGCCACCGCGCTCGCCGAGCGCCAGCACACGATCACCCAGGCCGCGTACATGGCGAGCAAGGAACTCGAACTCAAGCATTACGTCGAGCTCGCGACCACCGCAATTGCACCGCTGTATGACGCCGGCAGCGACAACGCGCGCGACGATGCGCTGCTGCGCACACGCGCGCTCGACGTGCTGGAGAAAATGGATTTCGGCAAGGACGGCTACTTTTTCGTCTACGACATGCATGGCCGCACGCTGATGCATCCGCGCGAGCCCGATCTGGTGGGTCGCGATCTGTGGTCGCTGCGCGATAGCCAGGGCACGCCGACGATCCAGCAACTGCTCGCGGCGGCCGCGCGCGGCGGCGGCTATGTGCGCTATTTGTGGCATCGGCCGTCGACCGGCAAGGTCGCGTCGAAACTCGGCTACGTCGTGCCTCTTGAGCGCTGGGGCTGGATGATCGGCACCGGCATCTATCTCGACGACGTCGACGCGGCGCTCGCGCATATCGATGCCGAAGCAGCCGCCAATATCGATCGCACGATGCAATGGATCGATGCGATTGCGGTGGCCGGGCTCGCGGTGATCGCGCTGTGCGCGCTGGTGCTCAACGTGAGCGAATACCGCAGCGCCGACGCGAAGCTGAAGCGGCTCGCGCGGCAGGTCGTCGAGTCGCAGGAACACGAACGCGCGCGGCTGTCGCGCGAATTGCACGACGGCATTAGTCAGATGATGGTATCGGTGAAACTGCTGCTCGAATCCGCGCTCGCGCGGCTCGAACGCAGCGACGCGCGCGAGCCTGCCGCCGAAGCTGCTTTATCGACCGGGCTTGCGCGGCTCGGCGATACGCTGCGCGAGGTACGGCGTATTTCGCACGCGCTGCGTCCGTCGATGCTCGACGATCTTGGGGTGGCTGCCGCGCTCGAACAATTGACGCGCGAACTGGGCGACGAGTCGGGCATCACTATCGGCTTCACGCAGATCTCGCACACGCATGCGGCGACGTTGCCCGATGCCGTCAATACCGTGCTGTTTCGTATCGCCCAGGAAGCGCTGACGAATATCGTGCGTCATGCGCATGCGTCGAGTGCATCGCTTGCACTGGAAATCTCGCACGACGCGGTCACGCTGACGATCTCCGACAACGGCCGTGGCTTCGACGTGACCGACGCGTTCGTCGGCCGACGCTCCGGTGTCGGTCTGCGCAACATGCGCGAGCGGCTCGAAGCGCTCGGCGGCAGCCTGTCGCTGAGTTCGCAAACGGGTCACACTGCGGTCAGCGCTCGCGTCCCGCTGCATACAACCGGCACGCCATTGCCGTCCTTGCAGGAAGTCCGCTCATGA
- the cls gene encoding cardiolipin synthase translates to MLTIPITALVTLVIVLVIANLSSGEKKIEHKIERLYRSDDPQFLRSMGLLLGPPVVPGNRFDMLLNGDRIFPSMLEGIRSARQTITFETFIYWSGEIGEQIAHALADKAREGVAVHVLLDWVGSSKMDGRYLDMLRLAGAEVVKYHKPHWTGLGRMNDRTHRKLLVIDGRIGFTGGVGIAPEWTGNAQDEKHWRDTHFRVTGPVVGHMQAVFMDNWIKATGNVLHGPAYFPHIEAEEGEGEGLAHMFSSSPSGGSDDMQLMYLMAITSATHSLHLASAYFVPDKLTINAIVEAAKRGVKVRIVTPGKHIDTHTVREASRACWGDLLKAGVEIFEYQPTMFHCKLLVVDEYLVSVGSTNFDSRSFKLNDEANLNIYDRDFAKQQTAVFADDIAKSRRVTLEAWMHRSFSEKLIEKFVRLLDTQL, encoded by the coding sequence ATGCTGACTATTCCCATTACCGCGCTCGTCACGCTCGTCATTGTTCTGGTTATTGCCAATCTGTCGAGCGGCGAAAAGAAAATAGAACATAAGATCGAACGGCTCTACCGGAGCGACGATCCGCAATTCCTGCGTTCAATGGGCTTGCTGCTCGGGCCGCCTGTGGTTCCCGGCAATCGCTTCGACATGCTGCTCAATGGCGACCGTATTTTTCCGTCGATGCTCGAAGGCATTCGTTCGGCGCGCCAAACCATTACGTTTGAAACGTTCATTTACTGGTCAGGGGAAATTGGCGAGCAGATCGCCCATGCGCTTGCGGACAAGGCGCGTGAAGGCGTCGCCGTGCATGTGCTGCTCGATTGGGTCGGCTCATCGAAAATGGACGGGCGCTATCTGGACATGCTGCGCTTGGCCGGGGCCGAGGTGGTCAAGTATCACAAGCCGCATTGGACCGGTCTTGGCCGCATGAACGATCGCACGCATCGCAAGCTATTGGTGATCGATGGCCGGATCGGCTTTACCGGCGGTGTCGGCATTGCGCCCGAATGGACCGGCAATGCGCAGGATGAAAAGCATTGGCGCGATACGCACTTTCGCGTGACGGGTCCGGTGGTCGGCCATATGCAGGCGGTCTTTATGGACAACTGGATCAAGGCGACCGGTAATGTGTTGCATGGTCCCGCCTATTTTCCCCATATCGAAGCCGAAGAAGGAGAAGGCGAGGGGCTCGCGCATATGTTCAGCAGTTCGCCGTCGGGCGGCAGCGACGATATGCAGTTGATGTATCTGATGGCCATTACCTCCGCCACGCACAGCCTGCATCTTGCAAGCGCGTACTTCGTGCCGGACAAGCTGACCATCAACGCGATCGTCGAAGCGGCGAAGCGCGGCGTGAAAGTGCGGATCGTCACGCCGGGCAAGCATATCGACACGCATACGGTGCGTGAAGCATCGCGTGCATGCTGGGGCGATCTGCTCAAAGCCGGGGTCGAAATATTCGAGTATCAGCCCACGATGTTTCATTGCAAGCTGCTGGTGGTCGACGAGTACCTGGTCTCGGTCGGCTCGACCAACTTCGATAGCCGTTCGTTCAAGCTCAACGACGAGGCTAACCTGAACATCTACGATCGCGACTTTGCGAAGCAGCAGACCGCTGTTTTCGCCGACGACATCGCGAAATCGCGGCGCGTCACGCTCGAAGCGTGGATGCACCGGTCATTCAGTGAGAAGCTCATTGAAAAATTCGTGCGGTTGCTGGACACACAGCTTTGA